The region ACCTCCCCGGGCCGGGCTCGGGCCGGCCGGCGCGGTGCCGCCCGGTGCGCGGCCGGCACCGCCGCGCCGGCCCCGGCCCGTCGACCCGCCGACCGAGGTCATCGCCCCGGTCGTGGACGAGTACGACGACGAGTACGACGACTACGACGACAGCTACGACGACGAGTACTACGACGACGTGGAAGACGACCACGAGGAGCCCGCCACGCCACCCAAGGACAGCGCCGCCCGCAAGACCGTCCGCGCGGTGGGCGAGCTGCTGATCACGGCCGGCCTGGTGATCCTGCTGTTCGTGGTCTACGAGGTGTACGTCACCGACCTCATCTCGGCCGGCAAGCAGGACGACGCCACGCACGCCCTGGACGACAAGTGGGGCGCGAACACCGTCGAGCCGACCGACGAGCAGCGGCAGGCCAAGTACGACCTGATCGCGGGCCAGGCGTTCGCCAAGATGTACATCCCGGTGTTCGGCCCGGACTACAAGTTCTCCGTGGTCGAGGGCACCACCGACAAGGACCTGGAGATCGGGCCCGGCCACTACGTCAACACCGCGCTGCCCGGCAACCCCGGCAACTTCGCCGTCGCCGGCCACCGGGTCGGCAAGGGCGCGCCGTTCAACGACCTCGACCTGCTGGAGTCGTGCGACGCGATCGTGGTCGAGACGCAGACCGACTGGTTCGTCTACCGGATGCTGCCGAAGTCCGCGGAGATCGCCGGGTGGGCGCAGAGCGACAAGGCCAAGGCGAAGACCTGCGAGAAGGTCTCGCCGCTGGGCGGGTCCTACGACAAGACCGTCGGCCAGGAGATCGTGCTGCCCACCCAGGGCGAGGTGATCAACGCGGTGCCGCACTTCACCGGGACCGCGCCCGAGGCGCAGCAGGCGGCGCTGATGACGCTGACCACCTGCCACCCGAGGTTCTCCGACAAGCAGCGGCTGATCGTGCACGCGGTGCTGACCCAGGCCTACCCCAAGGCACCCGGGTTCGTGCCCGAAGAGCTCAAGGAGCAGTGATGTACGGCTGGATCTGGCGGCACCTGCCCGGCCCGCTGCCGGTGCGCGTGCTCGAAGCCCTGGTGCTGGTGGCCGGGGTGGTGGCGCTGCTGATGTTCGTGGTGTTCCCGTGGGCGGAGCCGAAGCTGCCGTTCAACAACGTGACGACCGCCCAGTGACGACTGCCCAGTGACGCCCGCCCGGTAAGGGCGCGACAAGACGGCCGGAGCCCTCGTGCGGGCTCCGGCCGTGGCGTGCGGGTCGGGCGGTGCGGGTCAGGCAGCAGGCGTCAGGCGCGGGAGACGTCGGTCATGGTCGCCCGGTCCACGACCTTGACCCGGTCGCGGCCCTGCTCCACGCCCAGCGCGATCTCGTGCGCGTCGAGCTTGCGCCAGCCGTCGACCGTGGTGAACGGGATGGCGCGCTGCTCCAGGAACCGGACCACGGCGTCCGGGTCGGCCACCGGGGCCTCGGGCAGGTTCGGCGCGTCGGCGAGCAGGCTGGTCACCGTCTCCAGCGCGTCGCCCTTGGTGTGGCCGATCAGGCCGATCGGGCCGCGCTTGATCCAGCCGGTGACGTAGACCCCGGTGATGGCCTGGTCGTCCAG is a window of Saccharothrix espanaensis DSM 44229 DNA encoding:
- a CDS encoding class E sortase; this translates as MSHDPPPPQGGPSGPPPGRPPRPRPGDRRPVAPPPPGPEEVTRISSGSWDEPSVRGPLVPPDGPPRAVDPRAPGPRPDGPSLSGRLTGDDRGPRGEAVPPPGRAPRPEPPADATRYTNAFSGSLPPPPGPNQTGPHRARPPHPGPAHPGPAHPGPPQPGSAQPGSAPLGSAPLGPAQAGPLHAGPPRAGLGPAGAVPPGARPAPPRRPRPVDPPTEVIAPVVDEYDDEYDDYDDSYDDEYYDDVEDDHEEPATPPKDSAARKTVRAVGELLITAGLVILLFVVYEVYVTDLISAGKQDDATHALDDKWGANTVEPTDEQRQAKYDLIAGQAFAKMYIPVFGPDYKFSVVEGTTDKDLEIGPGHYVNTALPGNPGNFAVAGHRVGKGAPFNDLDLLESCDAIVVETQTDWFVYRMLPKSAEIAGWAQSDKAKAKTCEKVSPLGGSYDKTVGQEIVLPTQGEVINAVPHFTGTAPEAQQAALMTLTTCHPRFSDKQRLIVHAVLTQAYPKAPGFVPEELKEQ